One window of Mixophyes fleayi isolate aMixFle1 chromosome 3, aMixFle1.hap1, whole genome shotgun sequence genomic DNA carries:
- the INSM1 gene encoding insulinoma-associated protein 1: protein MPKGFLVKRSRKSPPVSYRVRDEDEDRWEGTPAWMLFAVSGQRPALYYTGGFLPPASPDRAATAPPCSPRPPPAGQFGNPESVQPPLSSPTRPVSREYLDRSFSLGSPVSAESFPALEPQSYPPTDLKMSSSGTLPPASSSSTTSAPQKRPAEPQSKSSGQTAAQTAGHTAAQTAGHTAGHTAGHTAGQPHHHQKPPAAKKTKAIRKLAFEDEVTTSPVLGLKIKEGPVDPPRPRPLSSGHKPLGEFICQLCKEEYSDPFSLAQHKCSRIVRVEYRCPECDKVFSCPANLASHRRWHKPRPPAAPAKEEPLSDRDTPSPGASESGSEDGMYECPQCAKKFRRQAYLRKHLLSHTAETLLYPEDRRPKSPGPVNLSSGSECHPCPVCGETFPGKSSQERHIRLLHSSQLYPCKYCPATFYSSPGLTRHINKCHPSENRQVILLQVPVRPAC, encoded by the coding sequence ATGCCGAAGGGCTTCTTGGTGAAGAGAAGCAGAAAGTCCCCGCCGGTGTCCTACCGGGTCCGGGATGAGGATGAGGACCGCTGGGAGGGGACCCCGGCTTGGATGCTCTTTGCTGTGTCCGGCCAGAGACCGGCGTTGTATTACACTGGAGGCTTTCTCCCCCCGGCCAGTCCAGACAGAGCTGCCACCGCCCCCCCGTGCAGTCCCCGGCCGCCTCCAGCCGGTCAGTTCGGGAACCCTGAATCtgtgcagcctccgctctctagCCCGACCCGCCCGGTGAGCCGGGAATACCTGGACAGGAGCTTCAGCCTGGGCTCCCCGGTGTCCGCAGAGTCATTCCCAGCATTGGAGCCACAGTCCTACCCGCCCACTGACCTGAAGATGAGCTCCTCGGGCACCCTGCCCCCCGCGTCCTCCTCTTCTACCACCAGTGCCCCCCAGAAGAGGCCGGCCGAGCCTCAGAGCAAGTCCAGCGGCCAGACAGCCGCCCAGACCGCCGGGCACACAGCCGCCCAGACCGCCGGGCACACAGCCGGGCACACAGCCGGGCACACAGCCGGGCAGCCCCATCACCACCAGAAGCCGCCCGCGGCTAAGAAGACCAAAGCGATCCGCAAGCTGGCATTCGAGGATGAGGTGACCACGTCCCCCGTATTGGGGCTGAAGATCAAGGAGGGTCCAGTGGATCCGCCCCGGCCGCGGCCCCTCAGCTCCGGGCACAAGCCCCTGGGTGAGTTCATCTGCCAGCTGTGTAAGGAGGAGTACAGCGACCCCTTCTCCCTGGCACAGCACAAGTGTTCCCGCATCGTGCGGGTGGAGTACCGCTGCCCGGAGTGCGACAAGGTCTTCAGCTGTCCGGCCAACCTGGCCTCGCACCGCCGCTGGCACAAGCCCCGTCCCCCCGCTGCCCCGGCCAAAGAGGAGCCGCTGAGTGACCGCGACACCCCCAGTCCCGGCGCCTCCGAGTCCGGCTCCGAAGACGGGATGTACGAATGTCCGCAGTGCGCCAAGAAGTTCCGTCGCCAGGCCTACCTGCGGAAACACCTGCTGTCCCACACCGCGGAGACCCTGCTCTACCCGGAGGACAGGAGACCGAAGAGCCCCGGGCCCGTCAACCTGAGCAGCGGCTCTGAGTGCCACCCGTGCCCGGTGTGCGGAGAGACCTTCCCGGGGAAGAGCAGCCAGGAGCGCCACATACGCCTGTTACACTCCTCGCAGCTGTACCCCTGCAAGTACTGCCCGGCCACCTTCTACAGCTCGCCCGGCCTCACCCGGCACATCAACAAGTGTCACCCGTCCGAGAACAGACAGGTCATCCTGCTGCAGGTGCCGGTGCGCCCAGCCTGCTGA